CCTCCTGACAGCGTGCCACCCAACTGTTTTTTTCTTTCCTTTAACCTCGGGAATAATGAAAACACCTTTTCAAGGTCTTCATTTATATAGTTTTTGTCTTTTCTTGTATATGCGCCTAGTATCAGATTTTCGTATACAGTTAAATCAGGAAATATATTTCTACCTTCGGGAACAAGAGTAATTCCCATCTTGACAATATCTTTTGTCTGCTTTCCGGTTATATTTATGCCATCATATCTGATCTCTCCGCTTTCTATTTTAATTAAACCCGTTATCCCTCTAAGTGTGGAACTTTTACCGGCTCCATTTGCACCGATAAGGGTAACTATTTTACCATCGGGAACAGAAATGGAAACGTCTTTCAAGGCAACTATACCACCGTAATTTACCGATAAATTATTTATCTCAAGCATCGTCTTCCACCCCCAGATAAGCTTCGATGACTTTTTCGTTGTTTTGTATTTCATCCGGCGTTCCCTTGGCAATTGTATTTCCATAGTCGAGTACCAGTATCCTTTCGCAGACGCCCATGACAACCTGCATGTGGTGCTCTATCATCAAAACTGTAACATTATATTTATCCCTCACCTGGCGGACAAAATCCATAAGAGCCATGGATTCATTCGGATTCATGCCCGCAGCAGGCTCGTCGAGAAGGAGAACTTTCGGTTCTGTAGCAAGCGCTCTTGCAATTTCAAGCCTTCTTTGCATCCCATAAGGCAGTGAAGAAGATTTTTCATGGGCAAAATTATCAAGATTCACATCTTTCAGCAATGCCATGGATTTTTCATACATTTTATTTTCTTCTTTAATATAATGAGGGAGCCTGAGCGTGGCAGACAAAAAATTTGATCTGATATGAAGATGGTTTGCGATCAAAACATTCTCCAGCACTGTCAGTTCATTAAACAGCCTTATGTTCTGGAATGTTCTTGCAATGCCAAGTTTTGTAATCTTGTCCTGCCTTAAGCCTGTGATATTACGGCCTTTATATATTACAGTGCCATATGTGGGCTTGTAAACACCCGTTATTATATTAAAGCATGTTGTCTTACCGGCGCCATTCGGGCCTATCAATCCTACGATTTCATTTTCTTTAAGGCTTAAGTTAAAGTCTGATACGGCAACCAGCCCTCCAAATTTAAGTGTAATATGATTAAGTTCAAGCAAACTCATATTTTAGCCTCCTCTTTACGGCCGGATTTGTTCTTGAATATATTGAGCAATCTGTTTACGGATATCTCCTTGTTTCCCATGATGCCCTTCGGATAAAACAATATAACCAGCATGAGAAGTAGAGAGAATACAACCATTCTAAGGCCGGGAAGAGCAGGAATGAATAAGAAACCTTCATCAAGGAAGCGCATGGCTTCCATAAGGGACGTCACAACTATTGCCGATATTATTGAGCCTGTTATGCTGCCCATGCCTCCAAGTACGACTATTAAAAGTATGTTGAATGTCAATGCTGATTTAAACATATTTGGATCGATTGTGCCTAAAAGATTTCCTAAAAGCCCTCCGCCGATACCGGCCAGAAATGAGCTGATAGTAAATGAAAGCAGTTTATGCTTGAAAAGGCTTATCCCCATGGCTTGGGCCGCGGTTTCATCTTCCCTTATTGCCTTGAAGGCCCTGCCGTAACTCGAGCTTAAAAGAAGGCACATGAATATTACCGTTATGACAGCAGCCCCGAATGTCCAATATATAGGATGCTCCGGCATTGGAAGTCCCTTTATGCCTAAAGAACCATTTGTTAAACTTCTCGTATTCGTGAATACCACCCTTATTATTTCCGAAAAACCAAGAGTAGCTATCGCAAGATAGTCGCCCTTTAGCCTCAATGCCGGCACTCCTACGATTATACCGGCTATGGCGGCAATAATCCCGCCGAGCAGCAAAGCCGGCAAAAAAGGCCATTGGACATTTCTTAAAAAGGGAACGATAGGGGTGATATAGAAATTCAGAGCCTTATATTCGGGGCTCATGGTCAAAATACCGCAGGTATAAGCGCCGACAGCCATAAATCCTGCATGCCCGAGTGAAAACTGTCCGGTAAAACCGTTGACAAGGTTCAGGCTCAATGC
The window above is part of the Clostridiales bacterium genome. Proteins encoded here:
- a CDS encoding ABC transporter ATP-binding protein yields the protein MSLLELNHITLKFGGLVAVSDFNLSLKENEIVGLIGPNGAGKTTCFNIITGVYKPTYGTVIYKGRNITGLRQDKITKLGIARTFQNIRLFNELTVLENVLIANHLHIRSNFLSATLRLPHYIKEENKMYEKSMALLKDVNLDNFAHEKSSSLPYGMQRRLEIARALATEPKVLLLDEPAAGMNPNESMALMDFVRQVRDKYNVTVLMIEHHMQVVMGVCERILVLDYGNTIAKGTPDEIQNNEKVIEAYLGVEDDA
- a CDS encoding branched-chain amino acid ABC transporter permease, translating into MSDNKNKKLIKLLIGAGIIVLLFFILFLCDYFLNTYIVTVLNLGAIYIILALSLNLVNGFTGQFSLGHAGFMAVGAYTCGILTMSPEYKALNFYITPIVPFLRNVQWPFLPALLLGGIIAAIAGIIVGVPALRLKGDYLAIATLGFSEIIRVVFTNTRSLTNGSLGIKGLPMPEHPIYWTFGAAVITVIFMCLLLSSSYGRAFKAIREDETAAQAMGISLFKHKLLSFTISSFLAGIGGGLLGNLLGTIDPNMFKSALTFNILLIVVLGGMGSITGSIISAIVVTSLMEAMRFLDEGFLFIPALPGLRMVVFSLLLMLVILFYPKGIMGNKEISVNRLLNIFKNKSGRKEEAKI
- a CDS encoding ABC transporter ATP-binding protein encodes the protein MLEINNLSVNYGGIVALKDVSISVPDGKIVTLIGANGAGKSSTLRGITGLIKIESGEIRYDGINITGKQTKDIVKMGITLVPEGRNIFPDLTVYENLILGAYTRKDKNYINEDLEKVFSLFPRLKERKKQLGGTLSGGEQQMLAVGRALMARPKLLMLDEPSMGLSPLLVKEIFNIISKIHSQGVTILLIEQNAKAALKIADLGYVLETGRIILKGTGKELLQNDTVKKAYLGEKH